One bacterium genomic window, GTTGATCTATTCTCTCAAGCAGGTTTCCGAGGCCTCCGCTCGCGAGATGACCGACTATCTGAAAAAGTCCGACCATGATGAGGCCGCCTTCAAGCGCGTGTATGCCTTTGTCGCCGAAAACGGCGGGCTTGAGTACACCCTTCGCCGCGCCGATGATCTCTGTCAGCAGGGGCTCGAATCGATCACGCCGATCGACAAGTCGATCTATTACCAGTCTCTGGTCGACATGGTGCAGTTTACCGCCGCCAGAGCATCTTGATCTCAGCCTTTTTTTGCCGAGGGACCACGCTGTATGACGATTGATAGCAACTCCCAACGCCTCCCTCTGGTATAAGAAGAGCATGTTCGGCCTCAAAGATCTCTCCTTCGACTTTCTGACCCGTACCCCATGGTTGGTGGCCATTGCTGTTCTGGTCCTGGCCGGACTGACTTTCCTGCTTTACTACCGAACCAACCCCGTGATCGAGAATTGGAAACGATGGTCGCTCGCCCTGCTGCGATCGCTCGCCGTTTGTGCACTCCTCCTCGCATTGCTGGAACCGGTAGTCAGTTACGACCGCGAGTGGCAGCGGACACGACGCATCTCTGTCCTCCTCGACCGGTCATCGAGCATGGAGAGAACAGAGGCCGGCAAAAGCCGACAGGCACGCCTGGATTCACTTTTGTCTACTGCCCAATTTGATCAACTGAGAGCCACCTCCGATCTCCGGGTCTCTTACTTTGGCGGGACCATCTCCGAGACTCCGGAGAATATCGGCAGCGAGAAAACGGCTCTCGGCGATGTACTGGCTTCCAAAGCCACAGCCGAACTGACCGCTCCATCGGACAGTTGGTTGCTCTTTTCAGACGGGAAATCCAATTCCGGACGATCCCCCGCTGAGGTAGCAACATCTCTGACTCAGCCGGTTACCGCGATCAATCTGGCTGTCGATATCGGCAACTTTGACTTCGCTCTCGAGGATCTGGACTACAGCCCGATCCTGTTTGTCGGCCAACCGACCGAGATCACCGCGCGCTTTAGCTGGCATAACGGGGTTGGCAAAACAGCCCGAGTACAATTGCTGGATGACAATCGCGTATTGGCGGAGAATAGCCTGCAGATCGATCAGGAGGGTGGAAAGGGAGAGATCAAACTTCGCTACACGCCCGCAGAACCCGGTCAGAAACTACTTCGTGTCTCAATCCCTCCGGTGCAAGGGGAAGAGAATGACGGCAACAATGCGCAGACGATCTCACTTAAGATACTCAAGAGCCGCTTGATGGTTCTGCTGGTCACTGCCAGACCGGATCAGGAGATCGGCTTTCTGCGCCGTCACTTGCTGGCGTCAGACAAATACGATGTCGACCTTCGAGCCACCGGCCCGCGAGCCGGCAATCTCTCCGGTCAGTTCCCCTCGCAACAAACCGAACTGAACCGCTTTGATCTGGTTGTCCTGCATGACCCCGATCCACAGATGTTTACGCAGTACCAATCGATCATCCGCTCCTATCTGAATGATCGCGGCGGAGCGATCTGGGTGCTGCTCGGTGAGCAGTATGCCAATCGCGGCCCCGTGCCTTGGTTTAATGAGCTATTGCCGTTTTCGCAGACTACTCGTCGGCGTATTGAATGGTCCGACTTTCATGGCGAACCAACCGAAAATAATCTTTTCCATCCCAGCATTCGGATTGCAGATGATCGCGCCGCTATTCGCGAGGCCTGGAACGATCTCCCTCCGTTCAAGTCGTTGGTCCGAACCGATCAAACCGACCCGCATGCAGTGATTCTCGCCTATGTAGCCGAGTCCGGCAGGGGAGATTTGCGCAGCCCGATTCTCGGCTACAAACGATTCGGTCCCGGCAAACTACTTGCCTCGGCCGCACTTCCTTTCTGGACCTGGGGATTTGTTGAAATCGGCTTTGGCGGCAATGACTCTGCTTACACCCGCTTTGTCGAAGGTACCACCCGTTGGCTGACCGTGCGCGATGATTTCGACCCGGTCAGGATTGTCCCAGAGAAGGAGATTTTCACCCGCGGCGAAATGGTCCGCTTCCACGGTTTCGCCTTTGATCAGGGATTCCGTCCGATTCCCGGCGCAGTCGGTACGGTGACACTTTCCGCTACAGACAAGGACCAGACCTACGACGCAGACCTGTTGGAAAGGGGAGAGGGGCTGTACGAGGCTACTTTCGATCAACTCCAGCCCGGCAAGTATCAGTATCGCGGAATCATGAGTCGCGAGGGTGTGGAGCTCAAACGTAACGAGGGGACCATTGTCGTAGAGAACTTCTCACTGGAGGAGTTTGATCAGTCGGGTGATCCATCCACTCTACAGGCGATCGCGGCGTCAACCGGTGGACGCTACTACACCTTCCGCGAGTTCTCTGATGCCCTCGCCGCCCTGGACGTCTCCCCGGTAAACGAACGGATCCATAGCGAGATACCGATCTGGGGAAAGACCTGGCTGTTGCTGCTCTTTATTGGATTGTTGTCGATTGAATGGATCTTCCGAAAAATGAACCAGCTACTCTAGCGGCTTGCCGATCTTCTGGTAGGCTTCGGTGACTTTCCGAAGGTCGATCTTTTCTGCCATCGCGATCTTGTCATCGCACAGCGCTTCCACCAGCTTCTTGATCCGCTCAGCGCAGTCTGCGATCTGTTCAAGGTGCTTGCGATGAGAGGGCGGAAAGTCATCATCCATCAGCATGAATTCACAGTAGCCGAGCACTCCGGCAAGCGGATTATTGATGTCGTGATTCATGGTCAGACAATGTCCGATGTATGGCTTGAGCGTCTGCCAGACCGCGTAATCGTCTGTCAGATCGGCGGAAGTCGCCATTTCGGTACTGCTGGATATTTTCACTTCTGTCATAGCTATACTCTGCCCCTCTATCTTTCCGTATCTCAGATTATCGGCTCGTCGCTCGATTCCTCAAGCGGCGCGAATTCCAATTGCTAACCCGGTCGGCGCACGTATATTGCCCTCTGCAACACGGGAGTAATAGATGAAAATAGCGGTACTGGGAGCTGGATTGATGGGGCGCGCGGCAGTTTTTGATGTCGCTCGCGCGGCAGGGGTGACACAGGTCGGCGTCTTTGATATCGACCCCAAACTGGCACAGGAAGTTGCCAACAAGTACGGAGATGGCAAGGCCGTCTCGGCGCAACTCGATGCTGGCAATGAAGATGCGGTCTTTCAGGCGATTCAGGGATATGACTCCCTGGTCTCCTGCGTTACCTATAAATACAACCCGGGCATTACCCGCGCCGCGATTCGCGCCAAGTGCAACATGGTAGATCTCGGCGGCAATAATGACGCTGTTAATACCGCGCTCGAAATGGATGCCGAAGCCGCCCAGGCCGGTATCACCATCATCCCCGACTGTGGCCTTGCCCCGGGAATGGTCTCGATTATCGCCACCGATGGGATCAACCAGTTCGCTTCGGTAAACGCGGTCAAGATTCGCGTCGGCGGACTTCCCCAATCCCCGCGACCGCCACTCAACTACCAGATGGTCTTCAGTGCCGAAGGTCTCATAAATGAGTACTGGGAGCCGTGTGTCATTCTCGAAGATGGGAAGAAAAGGACCGTCAATCCTATGACCGGTGTTGAACTGCTCAGCTTCGATGGAATCGGCAAACTGGAGGCATTCTATACTTCGGGAGGTACCTCGACTCTTCCGGATACTTTCGAAGGAAGGATCGAGAACCTCGACTACAAAACGATCCGCTATCCCGGGCATTGCCAGCTTTTCAAGACGATGCTTGATATCGGACTCGCTTCCTGGCAACCGATTTCAGTCGGTGCCGTTCAGGTGCCGCCACGCGAGGTACTCAAAGCCGTCCTCGACAAAAATCTCAATTTCGGCGGACCGGACCTGGTCCTCGTTCGCATCTCCATTGAGGGTGAAAAAGATGGTCGCTTGAAAACGATCGTTTATGAGATCGTCGACCGTCAGGATTCCAAGACCGGCCTGACCGCCATGATGCGTACCACGGCATTTCCTGCCGCCATCATCGCCTGGATGGCCGCTGCCGGACAGATCACCGTCAAGGGTGTCAAACCGCAGGAGGTTGCGGTCGCTCCGGCGCTTTTCCTGCCACAGTTGAAAAAGCGCGGCATTATCCTGACCATTAAAGAAGACTAGGCTACCAGAGATCAGCCGGGAAAACCACCTCTAACCGGGTGGTTTTTTTTGGATAGACTGTCACCGGCATCGTTACTGTGTCCGTTCGGGGAAGGAAGATCACGCGAAGGTGATGGATGCCGATCGGCACATTACTGAAACTGAAATGCCCGCTGGGGATCGGCTGTATCGTCGCCGTAGTCGTCCCTCCCGAACCATTCGGATAGACCAGATCCACCTGTACCTGATCATCCCAGGTACTTCCCGGCGCCGTAGCTGAGGCGTCCAACACTATTCCCTCGACTACATTCTGCAGTAGATCAGCGGTTGCTCCGGCAAACACCTTGTCGATATTGCTTCCAGACCCGGTCGAGCGGATCAGCGTATCTTGCAGCAGATAATCAACGCTCCAGCCATCTTGCTTGAAATCGACTGTCGATTTCCCTGTGCTGATATAGGGGCCTTGCCAACTGGCATAGCCGCCTGGATTGCTCACCAGTGCGTCGAGATTCGGAGGTAGTGCACCGACATCCCCCACATAACCGAAATCAACTCGTGATCCGGATCCGTACGCCGCAGGGTCACCTACGATCGCCGAGGCCAGCCGATCCAATTCCTGTTTTGTTTGCTCATACTGCGCCGTCTCTATCGTACTCTCCAATTTGGAGACAGCTACGCCTGAGATGATACCGATGATCAGTATCACCAGCACCACTTCGATCAGCGTAAAGCCGCCGGATGTCCTGAGTCTGCTCATCGTCATCCTCTAATACTCGACCACCACCCAGAGTTGAGTGCAGTACGAACTATGCGTCCCTTGCCCTTTGAGCTGTACACCTGCCTCGAGGCTGTTGATATCCGACCATGCCCAGGCCGATCCTGTCGCCGGGTTAGTAGTCCAGGTATACGAATAGTTCGCCCAGGAACTAGTCAGATCCGTGGTGGAACCGTAATAGGGGAACAGCCCGGGTCGAACCAGTAGTCGCAATTGTCCTTGCGTATGTTCCCGTTTGGCGCGCGCGTACACGGTTACCGAGATGATCGGATCGACGATTCCCGAGGGATTGGTCAACTCATAATAATCCGCGATAAACAAATTCATCGATTGCGACACCCGGGTAGCATCTTCGTCGGCAACTTCTTCGTCGACGCACTGGTAATTGGCGCCGGAGCATCCACTGAGCAGATTCCAGAGCCCGGTTCCGTTCGGTCGAAGCGTGACAGAATTTGAACTCCCGCCCCCCGGCGAAACCAGACTGGTCGCCCAGAGGTTCTCTGCAAATGGTACATTCACCTGCAATTGATGATTCGGGCCGATCGACAAAAATCGCTTTAACGTGTCATCCGTCGGCGTGTAGATCACAGTCAGCGCATGTGTTCCGATTGGAATGGAATCAAATGCGAACGAGCCGTCTGGTGTTGGATGAACCGTCTCAGTTCTGTATCCGCCTGTCCCATTCGGATAGATTAACTGCACAAACAGAGAATCGTCGAACACGCCACCTGGAGGAGTGCCATCCGCATCAGTGATCGTCCCGGCCACGTCGTTTCTCAATAGGTCTGTGGTCGATGGCGCCAGGTTTCGCGAAATCGTACTCCCCGACCCGGAAGAAACGACCGCCAACCCGCTGTACGTGTAGTTCGTGCCCCAGGCATCGCTGGCATAATCACTCGCCACCTGGGCAAACCGATTCCGCACATACGGACCCTTCCAGGTCGCATAGCCGGGATTCGTAACTAATGCCGCGAGATTCGGCGGCAACGCGCCTATATCTCCAACATACCCATAATCGGCCCGCATCCCATTGTTGGTCAGATCCGGATTCCCTACTATCCCTCGAGCGATACTCTCCATCTCCTGCTTGGTTTCTTCCAAGCGGGCCGTATCGGAGATCTGTCTTCCCGCGCGAAGAGCCACTGTCCCCAGAATAGCCGCGATCACCAACACGATCACCACTTCCACCAGTGTGAACCCGCGACAGCCATCTATATTTCGGAGTCTGGTTATCATCGCATTCTGCCTAGTACGTTACTACTACCCAAACCTGGGTACAGAAAGCCGAGAAGTTGCTGTTTTGACCGCGAAGATCAACTCCCGCCTGAAGATTGTTGATATCACTCCAGGTCCAGGCGACCCCCGTCGCTGGATTCGTATTCCAGCTATGCGAATAGTCCGTCCAGGTGGTGGTCAGCGCGTTGGTCGTCCCAGTGTACACATTGCCGCCTGTCCGGATAACCGCTCGGCAATCCCCCTGTGTATGCTCTCGCTTGCAACGGATATAGACTGTTACGCTGATCGGCGCACAGGACTGTGACGCCGGGTCCGGCAGTCGATAGACATCATCCGCCCAGGAGTTGTCCGCGCGTTCCACGTAACTCGTATTATCATCTGCTGTCGTTTCATCGACACATTGCCAGCCCGCTCCGGAACTCGGGATCAGGTCATCAAAGTTACCTACGCCATCCGGTCGAAGTAGTACTGATCCCGAACAACTCCCGCCACCTCCGGCAGAAAAGTACCCTGCCGTGAACTTGAATACCGGCGGCGAGCTGTTTACATGTCGTGGCAATACCGTCACATACCGCTCGAGCGTGTCATTCTGGGGAAGGTAGATCACGTGCAGTTGGTGCGTCCCGACTGGAATACTGTCGAGTGTGAACTCACCCGATCCGTTCGGCGTGTAATTTTTGGAGGACATTCCGCCCGCCCCGTTTGGAATCGTCACGCGTACCCGCACCGAATCTTTCTTGATTGTCCCCGGCAATGAATCATTGTCGTCGGCGACTATCCCCAAAAACTGATTGCTGAGATAATCGGTGGTAGCATCGGCGATCTTTTTGGTGATACTGCTGCCACCACCAGTCGAACTGATGGTCAATCCACCCGAGTAGGAATACGCCGCTCCCCATTCATCCAGCCGATAGCTCACGGTATCCTGGGCAAAACCACTTGGGATATATGGGCCATCCCATGTGCTGTATCCGGGATTACTGTACAGTGCTGTCAGACTGGACGGAAATGAACCGATGTCGCCGACATACCCAAAATCCGTGCGATGAAAATCTGCTGTCAAACTTGGATTGCCGACAATCGCTGTCGCCAGCATCTCCATCTCTCGCTCCGTCTCGATTCGCCTGGCATCATTGATGGTCGAGGTCATACTTCGCATCGCCACCGCCGCCAGTATGCCGATCACCGCGATCACTACCAGCAGTTCGACAAATCCGAATCCATCCTCCCGGCGAAGTTTTTTCACCATAACTCCTCCGCCAGCGAGACATTGAAATAATTGACCTCTCCCGGCATTACCAACAG contains:
- a CDS encoding saccharopine dehydrogenase NADP-binding domain-containing protein; the encoded protein is MKIAVLGAGLMGRAAVFDVARAAGVTQVGVFDIDPKLAQEVANKYGDGKAVSAQLDAGNEDAVFQAIQGYDSLVSCVTYKYNPGITRAAIRAKCNMVDLGGNNDAVNTALEMDAEAAQAGITIIPDCGLAPGMVSIIATDGINQFASVNAVKIRVGGLPQSPRPPLNYQMVFSAEGLINEYWEPCVILEDGKKRTVNPMTGVELLSFDGIGKLEAFYTSGGTSTLPDTFEGRIENLDYKTIRYPGHCQLFKTMLDIGLASWQPISVGAVQVPPREVLKAVLDKNLNFGGPDLVLVRISIEGEKDGRLKTIVYEIVDRQDSKTGLTAMMRTTAFPAAIIAWMAAAGQITVKGVKPQEVAVAPALFLPQLKKRGIILTIKED
- a CDS encoding carboxypeptidase regulatory-like domain-containing protein; its protein translation is MSRLRTSGGFTLIEVVLVILIIGIISGVAVSKLESTIETAQYEQTKQELDRLASAIVGDPAAYGSGSRVDFGYVGDVGALPPNLDALVSNPGGYASWQGPYISTGKSTVDFKQDGWSVDYLLQDTLIRSTGSGSNIDKVFAGATADLLQNVVEGIVLDASATAPGSTWDDQVQVDLVYPNGSGGTTTATIQPIPSGHFSFSNVPIGIHHLRVIFLPRTDTVTMPVTVYPKKTTRLEVVFPADLW
- a CDS encoding carboxypeptidase regulatory-like domain-containing protein; the protein is MITRLRNIDGCRGFTLVEVVIVLVIAAILGTVALRAGRQISDTARLEETKQEMESIARGIVGNPDLTNNGMRADYGYVGDIGALPPNLAALVTNPGYATWKGPYVRNRFAQVASDYASDAWGTNYTYSGLAVVSSGSGSTISRNLAPSTTDLLRNDVAGTITDADGTPPGGVFDDSLFVQLIYPNGTGGYRTETVHPTPDGSFAFDSIPIGTHALTVIYTPTDDTLKRFLSIGPNHQLQVNVPFAENLWATSLVSPGGGSSNSVTLRPNGTGLWNLLSGCSGANYQCVDEEVADEDATRVSQSMNLFIADYYELTNPSGIVDPIISVTVYARAKREHTQGQLRLLVRPGLFPYYGSTTDLTSSWANYSYTWTTNPATGSAWAWSDINSLEAGVQLKGQGTHSSYCTQLWVVVEY
- a CDS encoding type II secretion system protein — encoded protein: MVKKLRREDGFGFVELLVVIAVIGILAAVAMRSMTSTINDARRIETEREMEMLATAIVGNPSLTADFHRTDFGYVGDIGSFPSSLTALYSNPGYSTWDGPYIPSGFAQDTVSYRLDEWGAAYSYSGGLTISSTGGGSSITKKIADATTDYLSNQFLGIVADDNDSLPGTIKKDSVRVRVTIPNGAGGMSSKNYTPNGSGEFTLDSIPVGTHQLHVIYLPQNDTLERYVTVLPRHVNSSPPVFKFTAGYFSAGGGGSCSGSVLLRPDGVGNFDDLIPSSGAGWQCVDETTADDNTSYVERADNSWADDVYRLPDPASQSCAPISVTVYIRCKREHTQGDCRAVIRTGGNVYTGTTNALTTTWTDYSHSWNTNPATGVAWTWSDINNLQAGVDLRGQNSNFSAFCTQVWVVVTY